From the Saccharomonospora marina XMU15 genome, the window GGTGTATCCGTTGGCGACCATGGCCTGGTGCGCCGCTTCCTGAACCGCGGGTTTCACGGTCAGTCGCACGTTGCCGCCTCGGGGGTCCCTTCCGGTGATCATGTCGGAGAGCCTGCGCACGAACAGCCTGGGATCGGAGCCGTTGAGGAACTCGTCCTGGGCTCGCTCGAGCCCGCCCGCGCCGTAGAGCACCGAGTAGTAGCCGGTGACCGGCGCGTACAGCGGACCGTTGCTGTAGGTGCGCCGGAACTGCAACGTGTCGTCCGTCGGCTCCACACCGGCCAGCACCTGACCAGCCTCATCGGACACGATCTTGCCGCGCTCGCGGGAGTACTCGTCGAGCAGCACCCGCGCGTTTCGCCCGTCGCTGCGGTAGTCGTCGGCACGGACCACCTGGATGTAGGTGGCGTTGGCCAGCAACAGCGTCACCATGACGAGCATCGCGATGCCGACCTTGCGCAGTGGTGTGTTCACTGCTGCCTACCCCCTTCGCCCACGGCGCCGTCCGGCTGACCTTGTGCGGGTGGACGCTGCACCATCACCGTGTGCGCCTCCGCCAGCGGAGCCTGCGACTGCGGCCGTGGCCGCGCGGGCTGTTGCGGCCGCCGTGCCGCGTCGGAGATCCGCAGTAGCAGCGCGATCAGCACGTAGTTGGCCAGCAACGAGGAACCGCCCGCGGAAAGGAACGGTGTGGTGATGCCGGTCATGGGGATCAGCTTGGTGACACCGCCGACGATCACGAACACCTGCATGATGATCGTGAACGACAACCCGCCGCCGAGGAGCTTGCCGAAGGTGTCGCGCACGGCGAGCGCGCTGCGCATCCCACGCATCGCGAGCAGCAGGTAGACCATCAGGATCGCGCCGAGACCGACGAACCCGAGTTCCTCGCCGAGTGCGGCGGAGATGAAGTCGGTGCTGGCCTCCGGGACGGTTTCCGGCCTGCCGGAGCCGAGACCGGTACCGAACACCCCGCCCGTGCCGAGGCCGAAGAGCCCCTGCGCGATCTGGTACCCGCCGCCCGCGTCGTTGTACGTGGCCAGCGGGTCGATCCAGTTCGCGACGCGCTGCTGCACGTGTGTGAAGAGCTGGTAGGCGATCAGCGCACCGACGAAGAACATGGTCAGCCCGACGACCACCCAGATCACGCGCTCGGTGGCGACGTAGAGCATCATCAGCACGATGCCGAAGAACAGCAACGCGGTGCCGAGGTCCTTCTCGAACACGAGAATGCCGAGGCACACAACGGCCGCGATGATGATCGGGCCGAGGTCGCGTGCTCGCGGCAGTTCCACGCCCATGATGCGCTTGCCCGCCGTCATGAACAGATCCCGCTTCGCCACCAGGAACGAAGCGAAGAAGATCATCAATAGGATCTTGGCGAACTCGCCGGGCTGGATGGAGAAGCCGGGCAGCTTCAGCCACACCTTCGCGCCGTTGACCTCGGAGAGCGAGCTGGGCAGCAGCGCGGGCAACGCCAGCGCCACGATGCCGATCAGTCCGAACGTGTAGGCGTACCGGGTCAGCGTGCGGTGATCCGAGACGATCAGCAGCACACCGAGGAACAGCGCGAGGGCGAGCACGGTGAACAGCACCTGCCGCGGCGCGTTCGACGTGATCTCCTCGCTGAGCGCGAGCGCCTTCTGCTCGCGCGCCAGGTCGATGCGGTAGATCATCACCAGACCCAGGCCGTTGAGCAGTGCCACGCACGGCAGGATCAACGGGTCGGCGTACGGCGCCCAGCGGCGTACGGCGAGGTGCGCGACGGCGAAGATCGCCAGGTAGGCCAACCCGTACCAGATCAGCGAGAATGACAGTTCGCGTTCCTGGTTCGCCTGCACGAGCATGAACGCCGACGTGACGATCACCGCCGCGAAGGCGAGCAGCCCCAGTTCGGTGCCTCGTCTCGTCGGCAACTCCCGTGGCGGGTTGGTGGTGTACACATCGGCCGCCCCCGACATCGCTGCGGGTTGAGCCATCAGTTACCGCCTGCGCTGGGCGCCGGGCGGCAGTCCACGCCCGGTCGCTGTCCGCCCTCCGGCTGTTGTGCCGCTGTCGTCTCGGTCGGTTGCTGCGACGAGCCGCCCTGCTCTATCCCGCCGGGCCCACCGCCCTGCGGCTGGCTGGTGTCGCAGATCTCGAGCATGTTGTTCCGACGGAGGGTGTCGATGTAGTCGCGCGACTCCGACAGCCCGTCACGCTTGACCCCGTTGCGAACCGCGACACGCGCGTCCTGCTGCAGGTCTTGAACCCGCAGCGGCTCGCACAACGACGCACCGGGCGGGCAGGAGCCTTCCGAAACCCGGTGCAGGTCGAAGCCCAGGATGCTGCCGGGAACACCCTGGAAGATGACGACTTCCTGGTTGGTACCGACACCGACGTAGTACTGCCTCAGCACGAAGTAGCGGGTGGCGATCACGGCCGCCGCGAGCAGGATCAGCGCGAGCCCGAAGGCGACGAGCAGCCGGATCCGCTTACGGCGCTTCGCTTTTGGGTCCGGTGCCTGTTCGGCCTGCTCCGGCTGCTGCTGGGGCGGTGGCGGTGGCGCGGTGAGCGCCCTCGCCCGCGCGGCGGGCGAGTCACCCTGGTGGCCCTCGTCGCTGCCGTCGCCCGCGGCACCGCCGACGATGGGTGCGTCCTCACCGAAGTCCACGTCGACGACGTCGGCGATGATTACCGTGACGTTGTCCGTGCCGCCGCCCTTGAGCGCCAGCTCGATCATGCGGTCGGCGCATTCCTGCGGATCGGGGATGCGCATGGCCTCGGCGAGGGTCTCGTTGCTGACCATCCCGGACAGTCCGTCGGAACACAGCAGGTACCGGTCGCCCGCGCGAGCCTCCCGCACGGTGAAGCTGGGCTCCACCTCGTGCCCGGTGAGCGCCTTGAGCAGCAGTGACCGTTGTGGGTGGGTCGCGGCCTCGTCCTCGGTGATGCGGCCCTGTTCGAGCAGTTCGTTGACGAAGCTGTCGTCGCGGGTGATCTGCGAGAACTGCCCGTTGCGTAGCAGGTAGGCACGCGAGTCGCCGACGTGCACGAGGCCGAGTCTCGATCCGGAGAACAGCACGGCGGTGAGCGTGGTGCCCATTCCGTCGAGGTCGGGATCGTTCGCGACGAGTTCGGAGATCGCCTGGTTGCCCTGGTGTACCGCCTCACGCAACTGCGTGACCAGGTCGTCGCCGGGCTCGTCGTCGTCAAGGGGGGCCAGCGAGGCGATGACCACCTTGCTGGCGACCTCACCGGCGGCATGGCCACCCATGCCGTCTGCGAGTGCGAGCAGGCGCGGGCCGGCGTAAACCGAGTCCTGGTTGCTCGAACGGACCAGGCCACGGTCACTGCGGGCCGCGTAGCGAAGGACGAGAGTCATGGGCGAAGCTCGATCACCGTCTTGCCTATCCGGATTGGGACGCCGAGTGGAACTCGGAGGGGTGCAGTGACCTTAGCCCGGTCCAGGTAGGTCCCGTTCGTCGAGCCCAAATCTTCCACATACCACTCGTTACCTCGCAGTGAAAGCCGGGCGTGCCGGGTGGAGGCGTAGTCGTCGTCGAGGACAAGGGTCGAGTCGTCCGCCCGCCCGATCAGAATCGGCCTGCCGTCCAGGGCGATCCGGGTTCCGGCAAGCGCACCATGGGTGACCACCAGTTGCCGTGGCGTCTTGCCACCGCGCGGCCGCTTCTCCTTTCCGCGCCGAAAGCTCGGCACATTGACGCGCAGCCCGGATGCCGCGTAGAGATCCGAGCGCACCACGCGCAACGCGGCGAACACGAACAGCCAGAGCAGCAGAAGAAACCCCGCTCTGGTGAGTTGTACGACCAGCTCCGGCACCTGTTGTGTCAGCTCCCGCCTTTTCGCGCCCATCCCGTGGCGCCGTGCTCTTCTCCTGGTTGGTTCCAGCGACTCGCGGCCCACGGGACCCCCCGCATGGCCGTCATTATGCGGGACGAGCCCGCGTGGGCCATGCGGGATGGGGGAATTGGCCGCCTCAGCCTTGGGTGCGGAACACCAGCGAGGAGTGTCCGACCCTGATGACGTCGCCATCGGCGAGTTGCCAGGTCTGCACGGGCGTCCCGTTGACAGTCGTGCCGTTGGTCGACCCGATGTCGGCAAGAGTCGCGCTCTGGCCGTCCCAGGTGATCTCGAGGTGACGTCGCGACACCCCGGTGTCCGGCAGGCGGAAGTCCGCGTCCTGACCCCGGCCGACGACGTTGCCGCCCTGCTTGAGCGCGTAGGTGCGGTTGGAGCCGTCGTCGAGCTGCAGCATGGCGTTCAGCTGCCTGCCGCCACCAGGTCCGGGCGGTGGGTAACCCTGCTGCCCGTAGGGGTCGCCGCCGGGCGGCGGAGCCTGCGCCGGGTAGCCACCGGGCGGGCTCGGCGGTGCGGCGTAGCCCTGGTCGTAGCCGGGGGCGGGCGGTTGGCCGTAGCCCTGGTCGTAGCCGGGGCGGGCGGTTGGCCGTAGCCCTGGTCGTAGCCGGGGCCGGTGGCTGGCCGTAGCCCTGGTCGTAGCCGGGGGCGGGTGGCTGGCCGTAGCCCTGGTCGTAGCCGGGGGCGGGCGGTTGGCCGTAGCCCTGGTCGTAGCCGGGGGCGGGCGGTTGGCCGTAGCCCTGGTCGTAGCCGGGGGCCGGTGGCTGGCCGTAGCCCTGGTCGTAACCGGGCTGTCCCTGTCCGTAGCCGTACTGGCCCTGCTGGCCGTACGGATCACCCTGGTCGTATTGGCCGTAGCCGCCGGGCTGGCTCATTGGTCGGTCTCCTGCGTCGCTGGGTCGTGCTGACCGTGCCGAAGCCCCGGCGCCATGTTGTTTGACGTCGGGGTCGACGGTCGAGCGGGTCCTGAACTTTCCAGTATGCAGCGCCTCATTGCGCTCGAGCGAAACTACGACGTCACCATAGGTGTCCCAGCCGTGCTCGGCGAGGTGCTGTGCGACTGCTTCGGCGAGCACTCGGGTGACCCGCTGCTCGTCTTCGGCCATCCGGTCGTAATCGGTGGCTCCCAGAGACACGATGTAGTGATTGGGCGCGAGTTTGCGCCCGCCGGCGAGCTCGCGAACGTTGTCCTCACACTCACGCTCCAGTTCATGCGCCACTTCGGCAGTGACGACGTTGCCACCGAATATCCGCGCGAAGGCGTCACCCACGAGCGATTCGAGGCGCCGATCGAAGCGCTGTACGCGTCCCACCGGGCGACCTCCTCCCTCCTGGCTGGCCTTCCGATCGCATCGTATCTGGGATCGGGGCTCGAAACACCGGGGCCGGTGAAACGGGCATCCGGCGCCTGCTACGCTGGTCTGGCTGCTGCGGTTACTCGGGCGAGTGGCGGAATGGCAGACGCGCACGGTTCAGGTCCGTGTGTCCGGAAGGACGTGAGGGTTCAACTCCCTCCTCGCCCACCAGATCACTCATCTCACGCGCATGTCCTCCAAGCTATGAGCGGGCTTGCTCTTCATGGTGACGGTCGCGGGCTCTGGAGCAAACCGCTTGCATGTCGACCGTTCAGGTACGCGCGGTCTGTCAGGAGGCCGTAACTACGCAGCGCGTTCGCGCCGCCCCGTGCCCGCCGCTCCCTGCCGCGCATCCGGCAGTCGCGGCACAACACCTGGCCTGCGACGCCGTGGCAGCAGCTTCACCCATAGTCTTGTGGTCTGGATCAGGTAGGGGCGGGAGGCCTTGTCCATGACAGCACAGTGGTCGGCGCGAACACGGGCGGTCGTCGCCGGACGACCCACCGGTGACACCGAACCGATGAACGTTCCCATCGTCGCTGCAAGCAGCCTCGGTCTGGGCTATTCGAGGGAGGACGGCACCGCTACGTGGGCCGCACTCGAAGCGGCCATCGGCGAACTGGAGGGCGGGACGGCCACCGCGTTCGCGTCCGGGATTGCGACGGTCTCGGCCGTGCTCGACCTGTTCGAGGTGCCGGTGACCGTAGCGGTGCCGGTCGACAGCTACGCGGGCACCCGTGGCGTGCTCGAGCACGGTGAGCGCACCGGTCGCGTGCGGATCGTGCGGGTAGCGCCCGAGGACACCGGCGCGTGGATCGCCGCGGCGGCCGAGGCCGATCTGCTGTGGCTGGAGTCACCGACCAATCCCAGCCTGTACCTCGTGGACATCACCGCCGTCGCGAACGCCGCGGCGGCGCAGGAGCGGCCGCCCAGAATCGTGGTGGACAACACGTTCGCGACCCCACTGGGACAGCAGCCGCTCGCGCTGGGGGCCGACATCGTGGTGCACAGCGCGACGAAGTTCATCGGCGGGCACAGCGATCTCCTGCTCGGCCTCACGGTGACGGCGGAGGAAACCCTTGCCGCAGGCCTGCGCGACGCGCGAACCAGGGGTGGTGCCACGCCTGGTGCGCTGGAAGCCTGGCTGGCGCTTCGCGGGCTGCGCACCCTCGCGGTGCGGTTCACCGAAGCGTCGGAAACGGCCGGGCTGCTGGCTCGGCGGCTGTCCGAGCACCCGGCGGTGACCAGGGTCCGTTACCCGGGTTCTGGCGCGATGCTGGCTTTCGAGGTTGCCGACGCCGAGGCGGCCGACCGGATGTGCGCCAAGCTGCGGCTGATCCGGCACGCCACGAGCCTCGGCGGCGTGGAGAGCACCGTTGAACGTAGAGCCGCGCGGGCCGGTGACTCGCACGTGCCGGGTGGTCTACTCCGGTTGAGTGTGGGGCTCGAGGACCCCGAAGATCTGTGGCGCGATTTGGACTGTGCGTTGTAGTCAGTGAACTAGGGGGGCCATAATTTCACTCGAATGAGTGCCGCTTAACGCTGCTTTGATGCTCTGTGTATGCTCCGCTCTCGCTGGGAAGTCTGATCTTCACTCGAAGCGGGGGAACGAAATAGTCCCGCGCTCTCTGGAATGTGGGCTAAGGAGATTCATGCGCAGCAGAAGAGGCAGAACGGGCGGCAAGGGGGCTGCCAGATTCGGCGCGGTCGTCGCAGGTGTGTCCATCGCCGCACTGCTCGGCGGTGTCCCCGCCGCGGCCGAAGAGGCGCGGGGCAATATCGATACAACGCATGGCACGGCCGGCTATACGGTCAATCTCGGCGACGGCAAGGACCGAAGCACCGAACTGTTCGAGTTGGACCTGGACGGTGGTAACTCGCTGCGGTCCTACTGCGTCGAGATCGACGTCTCCATCGACCCGAAGCGGTCCTTGCGGGAACGGCCGTGGGACGAGTTCCCCAACCCGCATTCGCCCTTCCACGAGAACCGCAACGAGATCAACTGGGTGCTGCACCACGGCTACCCGGCCAACGGCCTGGACGCGCTCGCGGGCGTGCTGACCGACCAGGGCGCCGAACTCCACGATGGTCTGGACGAAAAGGAAGCCATCGCGGCTACCCAGGCCGCCGTGTGGCACTACAGCGACGACGAGGACCTCGACCGCGACGACCCGGCGAAGGGCAAAGGGGCCGACGCCAACGCCGACGCGGACGTGCTCGCGCTTTACGACTACCTCACCGGTGAGGCCAACGTCGGCATCGGCGAGCAGCCCGACCCTGCGCTCGAACTGACTCCCGAGGAGATCGCGGGCAACGCGGGCGAGAAGCTCGGCCCGTTCACTGTCTCGACGACAGGCGACATCACCGGCCTCAGCAGCGAGTTGCCCGAGGGCGTGACGCTGACCGACTCCGAGGGCAACGAACTCGAAGGCGGCGACATCGCCGACGGCACCGAGATCTACGTCGACGTGCCCGCCGACGCGCAGGACGGGGAAGGTTCCTTCGAGCTCGAGGCCAGCGCCCACCTCGACACCGGCAGGCTTTTCGTGAGCGAGGGCTACGGCAAGAAGCCGGCACAGTCGCTGATCGTCGCCGCCTCGCAGCGTACGAAGCTGACGGCGGGCGCGGGAGTGCAGTGGCAGGCCGCGCCGCAGCCGACGACGCCGCCCGAGACCACCACGACCGAGGCGCCGAGCACGACGTCTCAGGTGGCCGCCCCGCCGACGAGCGACGCCTCGGTCTCGCCGCAGGCCAGTGAGGACTCCCTGGCGCAGACCGGGTTCTCCGCGCTGACACCGATCCTGATCGGCGTCGGACTCGTGGGTGCGGGTGTGGCAGCGCTGCTGCTACAGCGCCGCCGCAAGAACGCCTGACGGCCGAGTGGCCATGAGAAGGCCCCTGAAGCCGCGCGGCTTCAGGGGCCTTCTCGGTTGGTTCAGTCCTGCTTCTCGATGGCCTCGGCGAGGGAGAGGATGCGGCGGGCGTTGTCCACATGCAGGTTCTCGATCATCCGGCCGCCGACGGTGACCACACCGAGCCCCTTGGCACGGGCCTGCTCGAACGCGTCGATGATCTCGCGAGCCTGCTCGATCTCCTCTTCCGACGGCGCGAAAACCCGGTTGCAGGGCTCGATTTGCCCGGGGTGGATCAGCGTCTTGCCGTCGAAGCCGTACCGCCTGCCCTGCAGGCACTCGACCTCGAAGCCTTCGGGGTCACGCACGTCGTTGTAGACGCCGTCCAGGATCGCCTTCCCCGCGGCCCGGGCCGCGAGCAGGCACAGCGACAACCCGCCGAGCAGCGGCCCCCTGCCGGGCACGAACTCGGCGTGCAGTTCCTTCGCCAGATCGTTGGTACCCATCACCAGCACGGTCAGCCGCTCGCTGGCCGTGGCGATCTCCTCAGCCCGCAGCATCGCGACGGGCGTTTCCAGCATCGCCCAGATCGTGGTGTGCTCTGGCGCGCCGCCGAGTTCGAGCGCGCGCTCGATGTTCTGCACATCGCGGGCCGAGTTGATCTTTGGGACGACCACGGCCGCCGGACCAGCCTGCGCGGCCGCCCGCAGGTCGGCGTCGTGCCACTCGGTGTCCAACCCGTTGACCCGGATCGTCACCTCTTTCGAGCCGTAGTCACCCGAGGCGGCGGCCGCGCACACCCGGTCCCTGGCTTCCTCCTTGGCCTCCGGCGCGACCGCGTCCTCCAGGTCGAGGATCAGCGCGTCGGCCGGCAGCGTCTTCGCTTTCTCCAGTGCGCGCTCGTTGGCTCCTGGCAGATACAGAACGGAGCGGCGGGGTCTCACGAGAGGGCCTCCTCGGTGGCGGCGTCGTACGCCTTCGCCAGTTCAGGGTCACGTTCGGCAAGGGCATCGGCCAGTTCGGCCACCACCCTGCACTGCTTCACCGAAGCGTCATCCTGCATCTTGCCGTCGATCATCACCGCGCCGGTGCCGTCGCCCATGGCGGCGATCACCTTGCGTGCCCATGCCACGTCCTCGGGCGTGGGGGAGAACACCTTCTTGGCGATGTCGATCTGCGCGGGGTGCAGGCTCCACGCGCCGACACAGCCGAGCAGGAACGCGTTGCGGAACTGGTCCTCGCACGCCACCACGTCACGGATGTCGCCGAACGGTCCGTAGTAGGGCAGGATCCCGTTCAGCACGCAGGCGTCCACCATGCGGGCCACGGTGTAGTGCCACAGGTCCTGCTGGTACGTCGTGCGACCGGCGTGCAGGTCGTCGCCGACCGGGTCGGTGCGAACCAGGTAACCGGGATGCCCACCGCCGACCCTGGTGGTCTTCATCCGGCGGCTCGCGGCGAGGTCGGCGGGCCCCAGTGAGATGCCCTGCATCCGGGGGCTCGCGCCCGCGATCTCCTCGACGTTCGCGACGCCGCTCGCGGTCTCCAGGATGGCGTGAACCAGCAGCGGCCTGCGCAGTCCCGCCCGTGCCTCCAACTGGGCGAGCAGCCGGTCGACGTAGTGGATGTCGGCAGCACCCTCCACCTTCGGCACCATGATGACGTCGAGCTTGTCGCCGATCTCGGTGACGAGGGTGATGAGGTCGTCAAGCACCCACGGCGAGTCGAGGCTGTTGATCCGGGTCCACAGCTGGGTGCCGCCGAAGTCGTTCTCCCTGGCGATGCGCACCAGCCCCGCCCTGGCCGCCTCCTTGCGGTCGGCCTTCACGGCGTCTTCGAGGTTTCCGAGCAGGACGTCGACCTTCTTCGCCAGGTCGGGCACCTTCGTCGCCATCTTCCCGTTGCTGGGGTCGAAGAAGTGGATCATCCTCGACGGCAGCGCCGGGATTTGCCTCGGCGGTTGTGGCGCACCCACGGCCAGGGGTGCGAAGAAGTCCTTCGGCGAGCGCATCGTGCTCCTTGCAGCAATCGGTACTACCGGCCCGTAACCCTAGCCCGGCCGCTGAGGGAACCGCTGCGGCAGATGTCACCTCACAGTCGCATGAGTGAGTGGTCGTTGCCGGGCTTCACCGAGACGGCGCTGCTCGGCGAGGGTGGATTCGGCCGGGTCGTGCTGGCCAGGCGGGACGCCACCGGCGAGCATGTGGCGATCAAGTACCTGTACCCGCGCCACCTCGGCGACCCGGCCAAACTCGCCGAGTTCCGCGCGGAGGCTCACGTGCTGAGCAGGGTGAACAGCCCGCACGTCGCGCGGCTGTACCAGTTCAGTGAGACCGGCCAGGGTGCCGCCATCGTCATGGAGGCGGTGGCGGGGGTGAGCCTGCGCGCGGTGCTGTCCGCGGCGGGCGTGCTGCGGCCCGAGTCGGCGCTCGCCGTGCTGAAGGGCTCGCTGCTGGGGCTCGCCGCCGCGCACGCCGAGGGCATCGTGCACCGCGACTACAAGCCACCGAACGTGCTTGTCTCACCCGACGGGCAGAGCAAGTTGGTGGACTTCGGCATCGCCGTGCTCGCGGGGCAGGCAGGCGCGCCCGTCGGCACTCCCGCCTACATGGCGCCCGAGCAGTGGAGCGGTCTCGCGGTGGGCCCCGCCACCGACGTCTACGCCGCCACCTGCGTGTTCTTCGAGTGTGTCACCGGAAGGCGACCGTACGAGTCCACCGACACCGAGTGGTTGCGCTCGCTGCACCAGCAGGCGCCGGTGCCCTCGCACGCGGCTCCGGAAGCCGTGCGCGGGCTGATCAGCAGGGGCATGGCCAAGGACGCGCGGCAGCGCCCCGCCACCGCCGACCTGTTCGTCGCCGAGTTGGAGGCCGCCGCCAGGTCCGCCTACGGCGAGGACTGGGAACGGCGTGGCAAGGGTTCGCTGGCCGCGCGGGCAGGCGTGCTGCTCGCCGCGTCGCCGCTTGCCGTGCTCGCGGCGAGTTCGGCGGTGGCGCCCGCCACCGGCGCCGTGATGGCGGGCGCGGGCAAGGGCATCGCGGCCGCGGCCGGAGCCAAGATCGCCGCGTCGGTGGTGGCCGCCGCGGTGGTGGCCGCGACGGCGACGGTGGTGGTGGTCACCAACCAGGGCACGGAGGCTCCCCCGGCGGACGGCAGGCCCTCCGTGGAGCAGGTCGCGCTGCAGGCGTCGGTGCGTGAAAGGCAGGAGGACTTCGGCGACTTCACGTTCAGCGGTCAGTACGTGCGGATCAGCGGTCATCCAGACCAGGAGATCCAGCGCAGGGCCAACGAACTGCTGATGGCTCCGCTCGACGACTGGATCGAGCACGCCCGTTCCGGGCTGCTCGGTCCAGACCCGGACGGGCGAGTTCCGGAGGCGACCACGCGGGTGGAGATCCTGCGCCAGGACGAGCGGGTGATCTCCGTGCGGTACAGCCGCTTGATCGCCTCCCCGCAGTTCGGCAACCGCGGAGGCTACGGCTTTCGGCTGGTCACGGTGGATCTCACCACGGGTGGGCCGCTGAACGCGCCGCAGGTGTTCGCCGATGCGGCGAGCAGCGCCGCGGGAGCCTCGCTGCTCGAGGAACCGATCCTGGCGCACGCGGGCGGTAGCTACTGCCCCGGTTCGCCGCAGGTGCAGGCACCGATGTCGCCCCGGTTCCTGACCGAGCCGTACACCGCCGGAGGCGGCGATCCCGCGGTTCAGACCGGCTTCACTGCGGACGGGGTGGAGTTCCTTGTCTACGCCCCGGCCTTCGGGCACGCGATGGCCTGCGACTTCAAGTCCTATGTCGTGCCGTACCGAGAGGTCGAGGCACTGATGACCCGCCACGCCAGGGAAGTGCTGAAGAAGTGATCGCGGCCGAACACCGACACGCTTCGAAGGCGACCGTTCGGCCGGACGTCACCCATCCGGCCGCACCGTCGGGCCGAAGTCCCGAAACCGCCCATCGACCGATCACCGACCGTTCGGCGCCGCCGATCGCAGGTAGGCGCTGAACCCGCAGACCTGCTCCGTTGTCGCTGGTACCTAACTTATGTGCCGTTTGTTCGCGGCACGGAGATACGAATGCGTGGCTCGCACGAGAACGGCAGAGGGAGGCGGACTTCGTGGCGGTAACACGTGGGCAGACCGCGGTGACGAGCGGTTCGAACAGCACCCGGTCGGTCCCCAGCCGTGTCGTGCCGCCTGTCGAGCTTCCGGCGGACCCCGACCGGCTCGCCCGTGAGGCGGCGGCCCGGCTGGGCTGGGACGGGGTCGTGCTCCCGCACCGAAAGCTGTTCGGCAGGCACGTGTCCGTCGTGGCCAGGCTGCGGTCCGAGGCGCACGCCGAGCGGATCGCCATCGGTGTGGAGCCGGTGACCGATCGAGCCACCGTGGCCACCTGGACCTGGCCGGAGTTGGCGCCGACGGCCCCGCCCGCCGCGGTGCGTGTCGTGGGTGTGCTGGCAGTGGCAAGGCATTGGCGCACCGGGATGGCGGCGGCGGTCCCGTTCGCCCGCTACGGCGAGGCGGCCATGGTGCTGCCGACCTCCGCGGCGCTGAGCCACGACTACGTCGACAACTGCCTGCCTCGAGCACGCGCCTACGGTCTGGGTGTGGTGACCGCGGACGAGGACGTCACCATGGAGCTGGACCTGGCTTCCCGCGTCGACCGGATCACGCTCGGCGAGGACCCCGTTTCCCGCTGGATCAACGAGATGGCCTACGAGCAACTGCTCGCACTGGAAGCGCCCGCTCCGGCCGAGTGAACCAGAGCACGACGGATGCGAGTTGTCATAGCCGGTGGTCACGGCAAGATCGCGATGCGACTCGAGAAGCTGCTCGCGGCGAACGGTGACACTGCCGTGGGGATCATCCGCAACCCCGACCACGCGGCCGAGCTCCGTGACGTAGGGGCGCACCCGGTGGTGCTCGATCTCGAACGGGCCGAGGTGGACGACGTCGCCGAGGTGCTTTCGGGCGCCGACGTGGCCGTGTTCTCGGCCGGTGCCGGTCCCGGTAGTGGTGCCGTGCGCAAGGACACGGTGGACCGTGCGGCGGCCGTACTGTTCGCGCGCGCCGCCGAACGCGCCGGTGTGCGTCGCTTCGTGCAGGTCGGTTCCATGGGAGCGGGCAGACCCGTCGACGCCGAGCAGGTGGGCGAGGTGTCCGCGGCCTACCTGCGTGCGAAGGCCGCGGCCGAGCGGGACCTGCGCGAGCGGGAACTGGATTGGACCATTCTGCGGCCGGGCAGGCTCACCGACGAGCCGGGTACCGGGCTCGTCAAGCTCGCCGACGAGGTGGAGCGGGCGGACGTGCCCCGTGACGATGTCGCGGCGGTGCTGTTGCGGTTGCTCGCCGACTCCGCCACCGTGGGCCGCACTCTGGAGTTGACCTCCGGAAACACGCCGATCGAGGAGGCCGTGGCGCGCCTGTGATCGCGCTCGCGACACCGTTGCCACCTCAACCG encodes:
- a CDS encoding HpcH/HpaI aldolase/citrate lyase family protein, whose protein sequence is MRSPKDFFAPLAVGAPQPPRQIPALPSRMIHFFDPSNGKMATKVPDLAKKVDVLLGNLEDAVKADRKEAARAGLVRIARENDFGGTQLWTRINSLDSPWVLDDLITLVTEIGDKLDVIMVPKVEGAADIHYVDRLLAQLEARAGLRRPLLVHAILETASGVANVEEIAGASPRMQGISLGPADLAASRRMKTTRVGGGHPGYLVRTDPVGDDLHAGRTTYQQDLWHYTVARMVDACVLNGILPYYGPFGDIRDVVACEDQFRNAFLLGCVGAWSLHPAQIDIAKKVFSPTPEDVAWARKVIAAMGDGTGAVMIDGKMQDDASVKQCRVVAELADALAERDPELAKAYDAATEEALS
- a CDS encoding NAD(P)H-binding protein — translated: MRVVIAGGHGKIAMRLEKLLAANGDTAVGIIRNPDHAAELRDVGAHPVVLDLERAEVDDVAEVLSGADVAVFSAGAGPGSGAVRKDTVDRAAAVLFARAAERAGVRRFVQVGSMGAGRPVDAEQVGEVSAAYLRAKAAAERDLRERELDWTILRPGRLTDEPGTGLVKLADEVERADVPRDDVAAVLLRLLADSATVGRTLELTSGNTPIEEAVARL
- a CDS encoding serine/threonine-protein kinase; the protein is MSEWSLPGFTETALLGEGGFGRVVLARRDATGEHVAIKYLYPRHLGDPAKLAEFRAEAHVLSRVNSPHVARLYQFSETGQGAAIVMEAVAGVSLRAVLSAAGVLRPESALAVLKGSLLGLAAAHAEGIVHRDYKPPNVLVSPDGQSKLVDFGIAVLAGQAGAPVGTPAYMAPEQWSGLAVGPATDVYAATCVFFECVTGRRPYESTDTEWLRSLHQQAPVPSHAAPEAVRGLISRGMAKDARQRPATADLFVAELEAAARSAYGEDWERRGKGSLAARAGVLLAASPLAVLAASSAVAPATGAVMAGAGKGIAAAAGAKIAASVVAAAVVAATATVVVVTNQGTEAPPADGRPSVEQVALQASVRERQEDFGDFTFSGQYVRISGHPDQEIQRRANELLMAPLDDWIEHARSGLLGPDPDGRVPEATTRVEILRQDERVISVRYSRLIASPQFGNRGGYGFRLVTVDLTTGGPLNAPQVFADAASSAAGASLLEEPILAHAGGSYCPGSPQVQAPMSPRFLTEPYTAGGGDPAVQTGFTADGVEFLVYAPAFGHAMACDFKSYVVPYREVEALMTRHAREVLKK